The following are encoded in a window of Rosa chinensis cultivar Old Blush chromosome 4, RchiOBHm-V2, whole genome shotgun sequence genomic DNA:
- the LOC112200533 gene encoding F-box protein FBW2, protein MEDEPRWEELEVDCLVNVFGRVGMESLLLDVPFVCKSWYRATLVPSCWQFLKFPDDLSDPILVDFVGPGCDPKPGYLCTCTFIRRFIDEYRLDGRRFSVTAFLKFIISRSKGKAMSLRLPRDASEDVLKYAADECPALKLLSLPSRLVNRNASIIQEMIGKWTNLEYLVLGTSYNLENILGQISIHCKNLRLSRVASAEIGKDKAMAIVSLLPKLKQLILKNAYIDRGALVTLLQGCNELVRLDVSNCRGFNGRDEEIAKLASHISNFSSRGSILFDYDDYDEGGSFYHDEFFHGYGSD, encoded by the exons ATGGAAGATGAACCAAGATGGGAGGAATTAGAGGTTGACTGTTTGGTGAATGTATTTGGAAGAGTGGGAATGGAGTCATTGCTTTTGGATGTCCCTTTCGTATGCAAGTCATGGTACAGAGCAACCCTCGTCCCTTCATGCTGGCAATTTCTCAAATTTCCTGATGATCTAAGTGATCCTATTCTTGTCGATTTTGTTGGTCCTGGTTGTGACCCTAAACCCGGATATCTGTGTACGTGTACCTTTATTCGAAGATTTATAGATGAGTATCGACTTGATGGGAGGCGTTTCTCGGTGACTGCATTTCTTAAATTTATAATCAGTCGTAGCAAAGGAAAGGCTATGTCTCTCAGGCTACCTCGAGATGCCTCGGAAGATGTCTTGAAATATGCTGCAGATGA GTGTCCTGCCTTAAAGCTTCTTTCATTGCCCAGCCGTTTAGTGAACCGTAATGCAAGCATAATTCAAGAAATGATTGGAAAGTGGACAAATTTGGAGTACTTGGTATTGGGAACCAGCTATAATTTGGAGAACATCCTTGGACAGATCTCCATTCACTGCAAGAACTTGCGTCTTTCGAGAGTGGCTAGTGCAGAGATTGGTAAAGATAAAGCAATGGCAATTGTTAGCTTGCTGCCTAAGCTTAAGCAATTGATCTTGAAGAATGCGTATATTGATCGCGGTGCTCTTGTGACGCTACTGCAGGGCTGCAACGAGCTTGTGCGTTTAGATGTCAGCAATTGTAGAGGTTTTAATGGGAGAGATGAAGAAATAGCAAAGCTTGCTTCTCATATTTCTAATTTCAGCTCTCGCGGTTCTATACTATTTGATTATGATGATTACGACGAGGGTGGAAGTTTTTACCATGATGAATTCTTTCATGGATATGGTTCCGATTAA
- the LOC112199268 gene encoding F-box/LRR-repeat protein At3g48880: MTKPESENPTANLRSFRASSCLRHQSFGAGTTELQLAMPRGVERRLSDVRCWPESGDTICLSPSLQNCRDRGESIFFSDGFVDSLVTGLLPYWLEIPTNEDAGKTLYIFDDFPSNEAQKPFREDHQAQNTYYEMEDERRWEELEVDCLINVFARVGMESLLLDVPFVCKSWYRATLVPSCWQYLKFPDDLSDRTFSYDLKDLYWCTLIQRFIDEYRLDETRFSVTAFVKFIISRSKGKAIYLRLPPCASEDVLKYAADECPALKLLALPSRLVNRKSSIIQEIIGKWTNLEYLVLGSSYNLENFLGQISIHCKNLCLLRVADANIGKDEAMAIVSLLPKLKQLILKNAYIDRDDLVTLLRGCNELVCLDVSNCIGFDEEDEEIAKLASHIADFSSQGSTLDDYDDYDGHISHDEDVYGYGSD; this comes from the exons ATGACCAAGCCGGAATCGGAAAACCCGACGGCGAACCTGAGAAGTTTTCGGGCTTCTTCCTGCCTCCGTCACCAGTCATTCGGAGCAGGGACGACCGAGCTCCAGTTGGCGATGCCGAGAGGAGTCGAACGACGCCTGTCTGACGTCAGGTGCTGGCCGGAAAGTGGAGATACCATCTGTCTGAGCCCATCGTTACAAAATTGTCGAGACCGAG GTGAAAGCATTTTCTTTAGTGATGGGTTTGTCGACTCACTTGTGACAGGTCTTTTACCCTACTGGCTTGAGATACCAACAAATGAAGATGCTGGTAAAactttatatatatttgatgaTTTTCCAAGCAATGAAGCACAAAAACCGTTCCGGGAAGATCACCAAGCACAAAATACTTATTACGAG ATGGAAGATGAACGAAGATGGGAGGAATTAGAGGTTGACTGTTTGATAAATGTATTTGCAAGAGTGGGAATGGAGTCATTGCTTTTGGATGTCCCTTTCGTATGCAAGTCATGGTACAGAGCAACCCTCGTCCCTTCATGCTGGCAATATCTCAAATTTCCTGATGATCTGAGTGATCGTACTTTTAGTTATGACCTTAAAGATCTATATTGGTGTACCCTTATTCAAAGATTTATAGATGAGTATCGACTTGATGAGACCCGTTTCTCGGTAACTGCATTTGTTAAGTTCATAATCAGTCGTAGCAAAGGAAAGGCTATTTATCTCAGGCTACCCCCATGTGCTTCAGAAGATGTCTTGAAATATGCTGCAGATGA GTGTCCTGCCTTAAAGCTTCTTGCATTGCCCAGCCGTTTAGTAAACCGTAAGTCGAGCATAATTCAAGAAATAATTGGAAAGTGGACAAATTTGGAGTACTTGGTATTGGGAAGCAGCTATAATTTGGAAAATTTCCTTGGACAGATCTCCATTCACTGCAAGAACTTGTGTCTTTTGCGTGTGGCTGATGCAAACATTGGTAAAGATGAAGCAATGGCAATTGTTAGCTTGCTGCCTAAGCTTAAGCAATTAATCTTGAAGAATGCATATATTGATCGGGATGATCTTGTGACGCTACTGCGGGGCTGCAACGAGCTTGTGTGTTTGGATGTCAGCAATTGTATAGGTTTtgatgaggaagatgaagaaataGCAAAGCTTGCTTCTCATATTGCTGATTTCAGCTCTCAGGGTTCCACACTAGATGATTATGATGATTACGATGGACATATTTCCCATGATGAAGATGTTTATGGATACGGTTCCGATTAG